The Rhizobium rosettiformans genomic sequence CGGCATGGATGCCATGCTGCTCGCCTCTCTCGTTGTGGACGATCGCCCGATCCGGGTTGCCGATCTCGGTGCTGGAGCAGGAGCCGCCGGTCTGGCTGTTGCCACCCGCCTTCCCGATGCTGCCGTCGTGCTTGTCGAGCGCTCGAGCGACATGGCCGCCTTTGCCCGCAAGAGCCTCGCACTGCCGGAAAACGCGAAGTTCGCGCAGCGCGCCGAAGTGATCGAGGCCGATGTCACCTTGACCGGTAAGGCGCGCTTCGCAGCGGGCCTTGCCGACGACAGCTTCCACCACGTCATCATGAACCCGCCTTTCAACGATCCCGGCGACCGCAAGACGCCAGATGTCCTGAAGGCCGAGGCCCATGCGATGACGGAGAATCTGTTCGACCGCTGGATCCGAACCGCCGGCGCCATCACGACTCCCGGCGGACAGCTGTCGCTTATCGCCAGACCACAGTCGATTGGCGAGATCATCGCCGCCTGCGGCCGGCGGTTCGGCGGCCTGGAGATCACGGCGATCCATCCACGCGAGGGCGAAAATGCCACCCGTATCCTGGTCTCCGCGATCAAAGGCTCGCGGGCGAAGCTACAGCTGCGCGCGCCGCTCCTGATGCACGACAAACCCGACAGTCACGCCTTCGCGACCTTTGTCGACAATCTGAGCAACGGTCGCGCCGGCTATCCGCGGCTGCGTTGAAAACACTGATTTTTTGAGCAAACCATTGTGTTTGCGTCGGCGCGTCTTACATCTCCGCTCAGAGTGAAGATCGTGAGGAGTTGAAACGCGACCATGGCAGAC encodes the following:
- a CDS encoding tRNA1(Val) (adenine(37)-N6)-methyltransferase → MVTRLEPLVDTPLAETVDAFHRGRFHLVQPVGRGHRAGMDAMLLASLVVDDRPIRVADLGAGAGAAGLAVATRLPDAAVVLVERSSDMAAFARKSLALPENAKFAQRAEVIEADVTLTGKARFAAGLADDSFHHVIMNPPFNDPGDRKTPDVLKAEAHAMTENLFDRWIRTAGAITTPGGQLSLIARPQSIGEIIAACGRRFGGLEITAIHPREGENATRILVSAIKGSRAKLQLRAPLLMHDKPDSHAFATFVDNLSNGRAGYPRLR